A region of the Kribbella sp. NBC_01245 genome:
TTCGGCGATGTACGCCCGATTCCACTTGGCGCGGTCTTGCTGGTCTAGGGGTACTAACTCGCCGTCGTCGGTCCGAGCGGCACGCCTCGCATCGGTCAGCAGCATCAACGCCAAGAGGCCAGCGACCTCGCCGTCATCGGGCAGTACGGCGTACGCGAGGCGGGTGATGCGGATGGCCTCGTCGGCGAGTTCGGACCGGTCGAGGCTGGTGTATCCCTCGTTGAAGATCAGGTACAGCACTTGCAGTACGGCGGCGAGTCGTTCCGCCCGCTCCGCGGCTGGTGGCAGGCGGAACGGTAGGCCGGACTTCTTGATCGTCTGTTTGGCTCGCGTGATCCGCTTGCGAAGGGTCTCCTCGGGGACGAGTAGGCCGCGGGCGATCTCCTCAGTGGAGAGACCGCCGACCGCTCGGAGCGTCAGTGCCAGTTGGGACGGCCTCGGCAGGCTCGGGTGGCAGCAGAGGAAGAGCAGGATGAGAGCGTCGTCCTGGTCTTCCGGCTTGCCGGCCGCCTCGCCCTCGGCCGACGGGGCGAGGTAATGGTCGAGGGGGACCTGGGTGGCGACGGTCTCCTCCCGGCGGCGGCGGGCCTGCTCGCTGCGCAGCTCATCCGTCAGCCGCCGCGAGGCCACCCGGATCAACCAGGCGAGCGGATTGTCCGGGAGCTCTGTCGGCCATTGCTGGGACGCCGCGAGCAGGGCCTCCTGGACGGCGTCTTCGCAGGCGTCGAAGTGGCCGTAACGCCGGACCAGCGCGCCGAGAACCCGCGGCGCGAGTTCGCGCAGCAGGTCCTCGATGCGTTCCACCGTCGGTGCGGTCATACGTCGCCGGCGTCGCCGTCCATCAGGGGCCGGATCTCCACGGTGTCGCCGACCGCGTCCGTGATCCGCGCGCCGATCTCGAGCGCCCGATCGAGGCTCGCGCAGTCGATGATCCCGAAGCTGACCAGGACTTCCTTGACCTCGGCGTACGGTCCGTCGCTGGCAACCGGCCCGGTGTCGGTCTTCCGGATGGTCCGTGTGTGGGTCGGATCGCCGAGGCCGGCCGTCGAGACGAACTCGCCCGACTCGGTCAGCTCCTTGCCGAGCTGCTCGTAGAAATCACAAGCCGCTTGGACGTCGGCCGGGTCGAAATCGCCTGAGGCCCAGCTCTCGGCGTTGGTGTAGGCGAGCATGATGAACTTCATTTCCGCACTCCTTGTCCGGTGCCACCGGCGGGCACCTCTGACCCGGATGTCGGAGCCGAAGCGCGCGGCGGGACATCCCTGCCGACATTCTCCCGCCCAGCCCGGTCCACGGCCATGCGCTGCTGGGCCCGGGCGGATTCCCGGGGGAAGATCCGGGACCTCCCTGCTTCTGGCGTCGGCCGATTCGGGGATATCGTTCCGGGTCATGGAGAACCTGCCCGAGCGCCAGAATCCGAATGCCCACGTCCGGGCCTCCGACGTGGACCGCGACCGGGTCATCGAGGTGCTGCGGGACTCGCTGATGACGGGCCGGCTGGACCAGGACGAACATGCCGAGCGGCTCGAGCAGGTGCTGAACGCGAAGACCCTCGGCGAGCTCGAACCGATCACGCATGACCTGGTCGTGCCCGGCCAGACCGCCGGCGCTTCGTCTGCTGCGGCGACCGGGCAGTCCGTCGTACCGATCGAACCGCCCGCGAACCCGGACGACAACGGCGACTTCGTGGTCGGCATCTTCGGTGGCGGCGAGCGTTCGGGCCGCTGGCGGGTGAAGCGCAAGACCACCGCGATCTGCGTCTTCGGCGGGTACGACCTGGACATGACCGATGCCGTGTTCGAGGGCCGCGAGGTGGTCGTGCGGGCGTTCGCGATCTTCGGTGGGGTCGACATCACCGTTCCCGACGGCGTTCAGGTCCGGAACCACGGCGTCGGGATCTTCGGCGGTTTCGGTGGTTGGGGTGGCGGCGGCGACATCGACCCGAACGCTCCGACCGTCGTACTGAAAGGTCTCGCTCTCTTCGGCGGCGTCGGCGGCCAGCCCAGCAGCAAGCGCCACCGCAACCGCGGCAAGGGTGGCGGCCACCACGGCGGCCACCACTCCCACTGACCCTTCTCCTTACCTCTCTTTGCGACGAGTGGACGGGTCCACTCGTCGCAAAGAGAGGGAGGATGGTTCAGCGGAGCTTGCTGAAGAACGCCCGGACGTCGCCGATGAGCAGGTCGGGGGCTTCCATGGCGGCGAAGTGGCCGCCGCGGCCGAATTCGGACCAATGCACGATGTTGTGTTCGAGCTCGATCGTGCGCCGGATCGACACGTCCAGGGGGAACACCGCGACCCCGGTCGGTACCGTCGAACGCTCACTCGCGCCCCAGGCTCCGGCATGCGCGGTCTCGTAGTAGCTGTTGGCCGAGGACCCAGCCGTGCCGGTGAGCCAATACAGCATCACGTTGGTGAGCAGTAGATCCCGATCGACCGCGTCCTCGGGCAGCTCGGCGGCCGGATCGGTCCACTCCTTGAACTTCTCCACGATCCAGGCCAGCTGCCCGACGGGGGAGTCGTGCAGCCCGTACGCCAGAGTCTGCGGCCTGGTGATCTGGATCATCACGTAGCCGGAGCCCTCAGTCTTCAAGTACTCCAGGTGCTTCAGCCGCGCCTGCTCGGCCTCGGTCAGCGTCTCCACGTCGCCCGGGTCGGTGAACGCGGAGAGCCCGTTCGCGTGGACGCCGACGACCTTGTCGGGGTTGAGCCGGCCGAGCCCCGGCGAGACGACCGCGCCGGTGTCGCCGCCCTGCGCGCCATAGCGGTCGTAACCGAGCCGGTCCATCAGTTCGGCGAACGCTCGGGTCACGCGGTTGGTGTCCCAGCCGGCCTCGCCGGTCGGCCCGGAGAACCCGCTGCCCGGGATCGACGGGATCACCAGGTGGAACGCGTCCGCCGCGTTGCCGCCGTACGCCTTGGGGTCGGTCAGCGGGCCGATGACGTTCAGGAATTCCACGATCGAGCCGGGCCAGCCGTGGGTCAGGATCAGCGGCAGCGCGTCCGGCTCGGGCGAGCGCACGTGCAGGAAGTGGATGTTCTGCCCGTCGATCTCGGTGGTGAACTGCGGGTACTTGTTCAGCTCCCGCTCGTAGGTACGCCAGTCGTAGCCGTCGCGCCAGTACTCGGCCAGACCCTTGAGATAGCTGACCGGCACCCCGCGGCTCCAGCCGACATCGGGCAGGTCCGCGGCCCACCGGGTCCGGGCGAGCCGGTCTCGCAGGTCGTCCAGGTCAGCCTGGGGAATGTCGATGGTGAAGGGCCGGATCTCGCTGTTGGTCTCCATACCAAGAACTCTATTCGCCGGTTAGGACGACTTCAGTCCTAGGCTCGTGACAGACTTTTAGCTATGTGGGAAACCTCGGCAAGACTGCTGCGATTGCTCTCGCTCTTGCAGACCCGACGCGACTGGTCCGGCGCCGAACTGGCCGAGCGACTGGAGATCACGCCGCGCACCGTGCGCCGCGATATCGACCGGCTGCGCGGGCTCGGCTATCCCGTACTGGCCACCGCGGGCACCGCCGGCTATCGGCTGGGCGCGGGCGCGAACGTGCCGCCGTTGCTGCTCGACGACGACGAAGCCGTCGCGGTCGCGATGGGCCTGCGTACGGCGGCCGGCGGCTCGATCACCGGGATCGAGGAGACCTCGGTGCGGGCCTTGGCCAAGCTCGAGCAAGTACTGCCGTCCCGGCTGCGCCATCGGATCAACGCCCTGCAGTCGGTGACGGTGCCGATGACCAACACAGGGCCAACCGTCGATCCGAGCACGCTCACAGCGATCGCTGCCGCCTGCCGTGACTCGCACCGCCTGCGCTTCGACTACCGCACGCATGACGGAACCAGCAGCATCCGTACGACGGAGCCGCATCGGCTGGTGCACACGGGGCGGCGTTGGTACCTCATCGGCTGGGACGTCGACCGCGAGGACTGGCGGACGTACCGCGTGGACCGGCTCGACCCGCGCACGCCTACCGGCCCGCGGTTCACTCCGCGTACTCCGCCAGACACCGACATCAGCGCCTACACCTCGCGCGCGATCTCGACGTCGGCCTACCACTACCAGGCCCGATTCACCCTGTACGTCAGCGCCGAGACGGCCGCGGAGCGGATCACCCCCACCACCGGCGCCCTCGAGCCAATCGACGCCCACACCTGCACCCTCCGCGCCGGCTCCAACTCACTGGACGAACTAGCCATCTACGTGTCAGGCAAAGGCTTCGACTTCCAGATCCACGAACCCCCGGAACTGGTCGAACACGTCAAAACTCTGGCAGCCCGTCTAACCCGCGCAACCCAAACCTGAGCCGCTATCCGCGCCAGACGCTGCTCTTTTGCTGCATCGGGCCCGGTGGGATGCTGTGGCTAGTCATAACGGGGAGCACGTCATGGTTACCAACAGCATTGAGATCGATCGTCCTGCTGGTGAGGTCTTCGCCTACCTCGAGCAATTCGAACGCCACAGCGAGTGGCAGCCCTCGCTCATCGCCGCGGAGATCAAGACACCCGGTCCGATTCAGGTGGGCACCAGGGTGGTCGAACGGCGGAAGACGCCGGTCGGCATCCGTGACATTCCGTTCGTGGTCACCGAGCACGATCCGCCGTACTTGCTGTCCTTCCGCGGTACCACCGGACCGGTTCGGCCGGTCGGAACGGCCACCGTTGAGGTGTTGAGCGAGTTCAGCTCGCGGCTGACCTTCGAGGTGGAGCTGGAAGGACGCGGGATCGGCAGGCTCATCGCACCCCTCGCGCTACGCCAGACGGCGAAGGAGATCCCGATGAGACTGCGCGGCTACAAGAAGGCGATCGAGGACGGCACTCCCGGTCCAACCCCGCGCTGACGTCAACCTCCTCTTTGCATTCATTCGTCGCAATCCGCCCTCACCAGCCGCGTGCCTGGACTGGTCCTCTGAGGGACAGAGGGCGGATTGCGACGAATGAATGCAAAGAGAGAGACGGCGGCACGCTCTGGGGCGTTGGTCAGAAGCGACCGATGAACCGGCGACACGCCGCGTCACAAGGGCCCGATGACGCACCCCGGCGCCCCGGGCAGCGTTGGGCGTCCGGGGCGCCGCGTGCTCAGGTGAGGAGGGTGCGGACGGCTTCGGCGGTGCGGTGGGCGGACTGGGGGTTTTGGCCGGTTACCAGGCGGCCGTCGACGACGACCTGGTCGGTGAAGTTGGCGGCCGGGTGGTGCTTGGCGCCCTTCGACTCGAGGGCGTCGGCGAGCAGGAACGGGACGACGTCGGTGAGACCGACCGCTGCCTCCTCCTCGTTGGTGAAGCCGGCGACGTTCTTACCGTCGACCAGGTACGAGCCGTCGGACAGCTTCAGCTCGACCAGGGCCGAGGGGCCGTGGCAGACGGCCGCGACCACGCCGCCGCGTTCGTAGATGCTCGCGGCCAGTCCGGCGAGATCCGTCGCGGCCGGGAAGTCCCACATGGTGCCGTGCCCGCCCGCGTAGAAGATCGCGTCGTACTCGTCGGCCTTCAGGTCCGAGGCCTTCGCGGTGTTCTCGATGTCGACCGCCGCCAGGAATGCCTGCTGGATCTCGTCCGACACGTCGAGGCCGTCGGCGGGCGCCTTGCCACCGGCGACGGAGACCAGGTCGACGTCGAAGCCGGCGTCGGTGAAGACCTTCCACGGCTCGGCCGCTTCGGAGACGTAGAAGCCGGTCTTCTTACCGGTGTCGCCGAGGTCGGAGTGGCTGGTCAGTGCGATCAGGATGCGTGTCATGTGTTCATGGTGACTGGTCGGACCCATAGAAAACCAATAGGACTCCTGGGGTTGTGTCATAAGATTTCCGATGTGTTGTCCCTCGACCTGCTGCGCAGCTTCCTGGCCGTCCACCGGGCCGGCTCGATCACGGCCGCGGCCGAGGTGCTCGGGCTGTCCCAGCCGACGGTGACGGCGCACCTGCGTTCGCTGGAGCAGACCCTGGATCGGCCGCTTTTCGACCGGGTCGCGCGTGGGGTCGTGCCGACCGCTGCCGCGCATGAGCTGGCCCGTCGGGTGGCCGGGCCGATCGACGCGCTGCAGGCGTTGGCCCGGGACGAAGTGGGCGAGTTGCTGGGGGAGACCGTGCACCTCGGCGGGGCGTCCGACTTCCTCTGTCATCAGGCACTGCCCGCACTGGCTGGTCTCGTGGCGGACGGTCTGCAGTTGCGGGTCCAGTTCGGCCTGCCGGAGGCGATGGTGGACGAGCTGCTGGGGCGGCGGCTCGACTTGGTGCTCAGTTCGATTCGCCCGCGCCGTTCCGGGTTGGTCGTGACGCCGTTGTACGACGAGACGTTCGCCCTGGTCGCGGCACCGTCGTACGACCAGGTGCCCGAGGCGGCGTACGGGCCGGACGTGTTGCGCGCCGTACCGCTGGTGGCTTATGCGGAGGAGGCGCCGATCCTGCGGCGGTATTGGCGCACGGTTTTCGGCGTACGGCTGTCGCGGCCGGTGGACCTGGTGGTGCCGGATCTGCGCGGCGTACTCGAGGCGGTTCTGGCCGGTGCCGGGGCGAGCGTGCTGCCGACGTACTTGTGCGAGCCGCAGTTGGCCGCGGGGCGATTGCGCCTGCTGGTGGAGCCGGAGTTGCCGCCGCTCAACACGATCTACGTGGTGACCCGGGCGGACGCCGGGCCGCGCAGTCCGGTTGGCCAAGTACGGCAGGAGCTTCTTCGCGCGTTCGGGTGACCGGGATGGGACCATGACGAGGTGGATAGCGCGCATGATCAACCCCTGCTGCCGTTCATCGGCGGCATGGCCCTGGTCGTCGCGGTTGTCGGCGGCATCATTCTCGCCGACAAGCTCCCGGAGCAACGGCTGGCGTCGAACCTGTTGCGCTCGGGTTCACCCGCCACCGCGACCGAGGTGAGCGTGCTGATCGTGGAGCGGGAGAAGGGGCCGGAGCTGAACCGGGTCCGGGTGACGTTCGAGGAGTTCAACGGGCGGATCGTGCGGGCCGAACTCACCGGCGCCATCACCGAGGACGACGACGCGCGACCGGGC
Encoded here:
- a CDS encoding YciI family protein, producing the protein MKFIMLAYTNAESWASGDFDPADVQAACDFYEQLGKELTESGEFVSTAGLGDPTHTRTIRKTDTGPVASDGPYAEVKEVLVSFGIIDCASLDRALEIGARITDAVGDTVEIRPLMDGDAGDV
- a CDS encoding epoxide hydrolase family protein → METNSEIRPFTIDIPQADLDDLRDRLARTRWAADLPDVGWSRGVPVSYLKGLAEYWRDGYDWRTYERELNKYPQFTTEIDGQNIHFLHVRSPEPDALPLILTHGWPGSIVEFLNVIGPLTDPKAYGGNAADAFHLVIPSIPGSGFSGPTGEAGWDTNRVTRAFAELMDRLGYDRYGAQGGDTGAVVSPGLGRLNPDKVVGVHANGLSAFTDPGDVETLTEAEQARLKHLEYLKTEGSGYVMIQITRPQTLAYGLHDSPVGQLAWIVEKFKEWTDPAAELPEDAVDRDLLLTNVMLYWLTGTAGSSANSYYETAHAGAWGASERSTVPTGVAVFPLDVSIRRTIELEHNIVHWSEFGRGGHFAAMEAPDLLIGDVRAFFSKLR
- a CDS encoding helix-turn-helix transcriptional regulator; the encoded protein is MWETSARLLRLLSLLQTRRDWSGAELAERLEITPRTVRRDIDRLRGLGYPVLATAGTAGYRLGAGANVPPLLLDDDEAVAVAMGLRTAAGGSITGIEETSVRALAKLEQVLPSRLRHRINALQSVTVPMTNTGPTVDPSTLTAIAAACRDSHRLRFDYRTHDGTSSIRTTEPHRLVHTGRRWYLIGWDVDREDWRTYRVDRLDPRTPTGPRFTPRTPPDTDISAYTSRAISTSAYHYQARFTLYVSAETAAERITPTTGALEPIDAHTCTLRAGSNSLDELAIYVSGKGFDFQIHEPPELVEHVKTLAARLTRATQT
- a CDS encoding type 1 glutamine amidotransferase domain-containing protein — its product is MTRILIALTSHSDLGDTGKKTGFYVSEAAEPWKVFTDAGFDVDLVSVAGGKAPADGLDVSDEIQQAFLAAVDIENTAKASDLKADEYDAIFYAGGHGTMWDFPAATDLAGLAASIYERGGVVAAVCHGPSALVELKLSDGSYLVDGKNVAGFTNEEEAAVGLTDVVPFLLADALESKGAKHHPAANFTDQVVVDGRLVTGQNPQSAHRTAEAVRTLLT
- a CDS encoding RNA polymerase sigma factor, with the translated sequence MTAPTVERIEDLLRELAPRVLGALVRRYGHFDACEDAVQEALLAASQQWPTELPDNPLAWLIRVASRRLTDELRSEQARRRREETVATQVPLDHYLAPSAEGEAAGKPEDQDDALILLFLCCHPSLPRPSQLALTLRAVGGLSTEEIARGLLVPEETLRKRITRAKQTIKKSGLPFRLPPAAERAERLAAVLQVLYLIFNEGYTSLDRSELADEAIRITRLAYAVLPDDGEVAGLLALMLLTDARRAARTDDGELVPLDQQDRAKWNRAYIAEGTALVTDAMSRTALGPYQLQAAIAALHDEAETTDATDWRQIVGLYDLLLKLSDNPIAQLNRAVAVARVLGPKAGLDLLDELGKDPRLANHHRLETARAHFLEQAGELQEAREHYLKAARLTTSQPERRHLNARAVALEAPRKPRST
- a CDS encoding DUF1707 SHOCT-like domain-containing protein yields the protein MENLPERQNPNAHVRASDVDRDRVIEVLRDSLMTGRLDQDEHAERLEQVLNAKTLGELEPITHDLVVPGQTAGASSAAATGQSVVPIEPPANPDDNGDFVVGIFGGGERSGRWRVKRKTTAICVFGGYDLDMTDAVFEGREVVVRAFAIFGGVDITVPDGVQVRNHGVGIFGGFGGWGGGGDIDPNAPTVVLKGLALFGGVGGQPSSKRHRNRGKGGGHHGGHHSH
- a CDS encoding SRPBCC family protein, whose product is MVTNSIEIDRPAGEVFAYLEQFERHSEWQPSLIAAEIKTPGPIQVGTRVVERRKTPVGIRDIPFVVTEHDPPYLLSFRGTTGPVRPVGTATVEVLSEFSSRLTFEVELEGRGIGRLIAPLALRQTAKEIPMRLRGYKKAIEDGTPGPTPR
- a CDS encoding LysR family transcriptional regulator, whose product is MLSLDLLRSFLAVHRAGSITAAAEVLGLSQPTVTAHLRSLEQTLDRPLFDRVARGVVPTAAAHELARRVAGPIDALQALARDEVGELLGETVHLGGASDFLCHQALPALAGLVADGLQLRVQFGLPEAMVDELLGRRLDLVLSSIRPRRSGLVVTPLYDETFALVAAPSYDQVPEAAYGPDVLRAVPLVAYAEEAPILRRYWRTVFGVRLSRPVDLVVPDLRGVLEAVLAGAGASVLPTYLCEPQLAAGRLRLLVEPELPPLNTIYVVTRADAGPRSPVGQVRQELLRAFG